Below is a genomic region from Gammaproteobacteria bacterium.
AGCGCGAAACAGAAGGGTTGTAACTATGTTTTTGCATAACCGCAAACGCGACGAACTCACCATCAACCTGACGCCGCTCATTGACGTCGTCTTTTTGCTGTTGATTTTTTTCATGGTGACCACCAGTTTTGCCCGACATTCAGAG
It encodes:
- a CDS encoding biopolymer transporter ExbD, with translation MFLHNRKRDELTINLTPLIDVVFLLLIFFMVTTSFARHSE